In one window of Gemmatimonadota bacterium DNA:
- a CDS encoding sigma-70 family RNA polymerase sigma factor, translating to MSQFDEHLVQRARKGDKTAFGQLVEQHHPSALRVAMRLVNDSDMARQLVQEALLQAYLSLDQLKKNTAFKSWLYGIVLNLCRQHLRQNRQWRERSDWIRDTYDPCPDPGTVFEARDLHQQVLKAIDDLPPQTRRATLSFYYQHMSLKEVAALLDVSIGTVKQHLHRARTRLKEPLRPLYREYFATPKWEKSMITLHIAAIVHHPNARADVILSDETGQHNLSLSVDATSAQALILAVSNRPAPGLHILTQRLIDTLGATLESVTLKQLPENIPYAELTFKQNTRIKSLNAHPGEALALAASTGAPITAQPEILEISNRANDALALSQPAVSVPLTDDSIKGKIVGKNGRNIITYEILTGVKLIVNATPQTVHIVCSDSQKREIAKRALSELISLHRINPNRVAKAVANAKKTLISDATQPIDDVKLFFTLPEGRPPEVITVSNEQVKKRFIGSQGRNALAFEAATGVQAFIADALPKKIAIWSSDTDKLEVARLALERIVAKETINPDIITEIVSSCKAQHYLRA from the coding sequence ATGTCACAATTCGACGAACATCTGGTGCAGCGGGCGCGAAAAGGGGATAAAACAGCATTCGGTCAGCTTGTTGAACAACACCATCCATCTGCGCTTCGAGTTGCCATGCGTCTCGTCAACGACAGCGATATGGCTCGACAGCTTGTGCAAGAAGCCCTCTTACAAGCTTATTTGTCGCTTGACCAATTGAAAAAAAATACCGCATTCAAAAGCTGGCTCTACGGCATTGTGCTCAACCTCTGTCGCCAGCACCTGCGTCAAAATCGGCAATGGCGAGAACGATCTGATTGGATACGAGATACGTACGATCCATGCCCCGATCCAGGTACTGTCTTTGAGGCGCGAGATTTGCATCAACAGGTGCTCAAAGCCATTGACGACCTGCCTCCTCAAACCCGACGGGCAACCCTGTCGTTCTATTACCAGCACATGAGCCTGAAGGAAGTTGCTGCCCTGCTGGACGTATCCATAGGCACAGTGAAACAACATCTTCACCGAGCGCGGACTCGCTTGAAAGAACCTTTGCGCCCCCTCTATCGCGAATACTTTGCCACGCCAAAGTGGGAGAAATCCATGATCACATTACACATCGCCGCCATCGTTCACCATCCCAACGCAAGGGCTGATGTCATCCTATCTGATGAAACTGGTCAACACAATCTGTCTCTATCTGTCGATGCCACCTCTGCTCAGGCATTGATACTCGCTGTATCGAACAGGCCAGCCCCTGGTCTGCATATCTTGACACAGCGTCTCATAGACACACTCGGCGCAACGCTCGAATCCGTTACCCTCAAGCAACTGCCCGAAAATATCCCCTATGCAGAACTGACTTTCAAACAAAATACCCGGATTAAAAGCCTCAATGCCCACCCGGGAGAAGCACTTGCACTTGCAGCCAGTACAGGCGCGCCCATAACGGCCCAACCCGAAATCCTCGAAATATCCAATCGTGCAAATGACGCGCTTGCCCTGAGCCAGCCCGCTGTGTCAGTACCCCTGACAGATGACAGCATCAAAGGCAAAATCGTCGGCAAAAACGGTCGCAACATCATCACCTACGAAATCCTCACAGGCGTCAAACTCATCGTCAACGCCACCCCTCAAACCGTCCACATCGTCTGTTCTGATTCGCAAAAACGCGAAATTGCCAAACGCGCACTCTCAGAGCTTATCTCATTGCACCGCATCAATCCAAACCGCGTAGCAAAAGCCGTCGCAAATGCAAAAAAAACGTTGATATCCGACGCGACACAACCCATCGATGATGTAAAACTCTTTTTTACTTTGCCCGAAGGAAGACCACCCGAAGTCATTACAGTCTCAAACGAGCAGGTCAAAAAACGGTTTATTGGCTCACAAGGACGCAACGCACTTGCTTTTGAGGCCGCCACAGGTGTTCAGGCATTCATAGCCGATGCCTTACCAAAAAAAATAGCCATCTGGTCTTCTGACACCGACAAACTCGAAGTCGCGCGCCTGGCCTTAGAACGAATCGTCGCTAAAGAAACCATCAATCCCGATATCATAACAGAAATCGTTTCCTCCTGCAAAGCCCAACACTATCTCAGAGCGTAG